A segment of the Longimicrobiales bacterium genome:
AGTCCCCCGTCGACGCCAAGCGTCTGTCCCGTGATCCAGCCGGCGTCGTCCGATAGGAGCCAGCGAATCGACTCGGCGACCTCCTCTGCCGTGCCTAAGCGACCAAGAGCGTGCATCGCTTCCGAAGACGACCGGGCGACGTCGCTGCTCGTGATTCGGGCCGTGAGTGGGGTGTCGACCAGGCCGGGGGCCACGGCGTTCACTCGAATCCCTGCTCGACCGTACGTCGCGGCGGCAGAGCGGACGAGCGCGTCGACGCCACCCTTAGCGGCGGCGATCGCTTCGTGGTTCGGCAGCCCGATTGATGCCGCGGCCGTCGAGACGAAGACCACACTTCCTCGCTTCGCTTTGATCATGGGTCGAGCGATAGCACGCAGAGCGGCGAAGGCGCTAGTTAGGTTGGTGTGAAGCGTAGTCAGCCACTCGTCGGGCCTCGTCATGTGAGCAGGCTTGAGCA
Coding sequences within it:
- a CDS encoding SDR family oxidoreductase, with translation MSTSPPTYLIFGAYGGIGSALARTLHAQGARLALSGRDPERLGALADQLTAFSVVADTTDFDAVDAAVSSTMDRFQQIDGMALCVGSLMLKPAHMTRPDEWLTTLHTNLTSAFAALRAIARPMIKAKRGSVVFVSTAAASIGLPNHEAIAAAKGGVDALVRSAAATYGRAGIRVNAVAPGLVDTPLTARITSSDVARSSSEAMHALGRLGTAEEVAESIRWLLSDDAGWITGQTLGVDGGLSTVRSA